GGGCCAGGGCCTGGCGCCCGAGGTGATGGAGCGCCTCTACGAGGCCTTCTTCTCGACCAAGGCCGAAGGCATGGGCATCGGCCTCAACCTGTGCCGCAGCATCGTCGAGTCGCACCAGGGCCGGATGCATGCCGAGAACCTCTACAATGGAGCGGAGATAGCAGGATGCCGCTTCTCCTTCTGGATTCCGGTGTCCGACGCCACGGATTCAGTCGCAACAAGGAACGCCAAGGTAACTGCATGAGCTTGATCCCGAAAAAAGGCACGGTCTATGTGGTGGACGACGACGAGGCCGTGCGCGATTCGCTGCAATGGCTGCTCGAAGGCAAGGACTACCGGGTTCGCTGCTTCGACTCCGCCGAATCCTTCCTGAGCCGCTACGACCCGCGCGAGGTGGCCTGCCTGATCGTCGACATCCGCATGGGCGGCATGACCGGGCTGGAGCTGCAGGACCGGTTGCTGGAACGCCGCTCCCCCCTGCCCATCGTCTTCATCACCGGCCACGGCGACGTGCCGATGGCCGTCAACACCATGAAGAAGGGCGCGATGGACTTCATCCAGAAGCCCTTCAAGGAAGAGGAACTCGTGGGCCTGGTCGAGCGCATGCTGGACCACGCCAAGGGCGCCTTCGCCGAGTACCAGAGCGCCGCCAGCCGCGACGCGCTGCTGTCCAAGCTCACCAGCCGCGAGGCCCAGGTGCTGGAGCGCATCGTGGCCGGCCGCCTGAACAAGCAGATCGCCGACGACCTGGGCATCAGCATCAAGACGGTGGAGGCGCACCGCGCCAACATCATGGAAAAGCTCAACGCCAACACCGTGGCCGACCTGCTCAAGATCGCCCTGGGACAGAACGCGCCCAAATCCTGACGCTACAGATTCAATAGCACGATACGCCCGTGGTTCCTGGACTACCGGGCGTTTTTACTTGGAAATCGAAACATGACCGCTCAACTCATCGATGGCAACGCCGTTGCCAAGCAATTGCGCGCCGACGTGGCGCAGCGCACCGCAGCCCTCAAGACCCGCGGCGTCACGCCCGGCCTGGCCGTGATTCTCGTGGGCGAGGACCCGGCCAGCCAGGTCTACGTCGGCAAGAAGGTCCAGGCCTGCCAGGAGGCCGGCCTGCACTCGGTGCTCGAAAAATACGACGCCGGCCTGAGCGAGGCCGCGCTGCTCGCGCGCGTCGAGGCGCTCAACCGCGACCCGGCCATCCACGGCATCCTGGTGCAGCTGCCGCTGCCAGCGCACATCGACGCGCACAAGGTGATCGAATCCATCTCGCCGGCCAAGGACGTGGACGGCTTCCACA
This Variovorax terrae DNA region includes the following protein-coding sequences:
- a CDS encoding response regulator transcription factor, with translation MSLIPKKGTVYVVDDDEAVRDSLQWLLEGKDYRVRCFDSAESFLSRYDPREVACLIVDIRMGGMTGLELQDRLLERRSPLPIVFITGHGDVPMAVNTMKKGAMDFIQKPFKEEELVGLVERMLDHAKGAFAEYQSAASRDALLSKLTSREAQVLERIVAGRLNKQIADDLGISIKTVEAHRANIMEKLNANTVADLLKIALGQNAPKS